A genome region from bacterium SCSIO 12844 includes the following:
- a CDS encoding 2Fe-2S iron-sulfur cluster binding domain-containing protein — translation MPSLKYNNQLISYSDQTKTLLEVLEQSEIKVNSQCRNGICGACRCKLIKGKATYKSSPLAMIKEGEILLCLAQSMHHIEVKSI, via the coding sequence ATGCCAAGTTTGAAATATAACAATCAATTAATTAGCTATTCAGATCAAACAAAAACACTACTTGAAGTATTAGAACAAAGTGAAATTAAAGTAAACTCTCAATGTAGAAATGGCATTTGTGGTGCTTGTCGCTGTAAGCTAATTAAAGGCAAAGCAACTTATAAATCATCTCCGCTTGCAATGATTAAAGAGGGGGAGATTTTATTATGTTTAGCGCAAAGTATGCACCATATTGAGGTTAAGAGTATCTAA
- the nrdB gene encoding ribonucleotide-diphosphate reductase subunit beta yields the protein MTDKIINNNYTYTTFQTESKNPLKEPMFFGSPVNVARFDQQKHSIFERLIEKQLSFFWRPEEIDLTRDRIDFQQFRESEKHIFLSNLQYQTLLDSVQGRSPNIAFLPLVSLPELETWIETWSFSETIHSRSYTHIVRSLLDEPSYVFNEIIENQAIKDRVGDITYYYDDLILKTQLLQTVGEGSYHINEKHVDVSLKSVKKALYLALHAVNALEAIRFYVSFACTFAFSEQKKVEGCGKIMKLIARDESLHLTSTQHMISIILNGEDGDSELTTIAKELEQDAQTIFQKAINQEKAWAKYLFSKGSILGLNEQILCQYIDYLAKERMHAVGLNADHIDAPKSNPIPWISSYLNSDNVQVAPQETEISAYLVGQIDSTINQGAFDGFDEL from the coding sequence ATGACGGATAAAATAATTAATAATAATTATACCTATACAACATTTCAGACAGAAAGTAAGAATCCATTAAAGGAGCCAATGTTTTTTGGTTCACCTGTTAATGTTGCACGATTTGATCAACAAAAGCATAGCATTTTTGAACGTTTAATTGAAAAGCAATTATCATTTTTTTGGCGTCCGGAAGAAATTGATTTAACTAGAGATCGAATTGATTTCCAACAGTTTAGAGAGAGTGAAAAACATATTTTTTTATCGAACTTGCAGTATCAGACTTTACTTGACTCAGTTCAAGGCAGAAGCCCTAATATTGCATTTTTACCTTTAGTTTCTTTACCTGAATTAGAAACCTGGATTGAAACTTGGAGTTTTTCAGAGACGATTCATAGTCGTTCTTATACGCATATTGTTCGTTCATTATTAGATGAACCAAGTTATGTTTTTAATGAGATTATTGAAAATCAAGCGATTAAAGATCGAGTTGGTGATATTACGTATTATTATGATGATTTAATTTTAAAAACTCAGTTATTACAAACAGTTGGCGAAGGTAGTTATCACATTAATGAAAAGCATGTTGATGTATCACTAAAATCAGTTAAAAAAGCACTTTATTTAGCATTACATGCGGTAAATGCATTAGAAGCAATTCGTTTTTATGTTAGTTTTGCCTGTACTTTTGCATTTTCTGAGCAGAAAAAAGTTGAAGGTTGTGGCAAAATCATGAAGCTTATTGCAAGAGATGAGTCACTGCATTTAACCAGTACTCAGCATATGATTAGTATCATTTTAAATGGTGAGGATGGAGATAGCGAATTAACAACTATTGCAAAAGAATTAGAACAAGATGCGCAAACTATTTTCCAAAAAGCAATAAACCAAGAAAAAGCATGGGCTAAGTATTTATTTTCTAAAGGATCGATTTTAGGTTTAAATGAACAGATTTTATGTCAATATATTGATTATTTAGCTAAAGAGCGTATGCATGCGGTTGGTTTAAATGCCGATCATATTGACGCACCTAAAAGTAATCCAATTCCTTGGATTAGTAGCTATTTAAATTCAGATAATGTGCAAGTTGCGCCTCAAGAAACTGAAATCAGTGCTTATTTAGTTGGTCAAATCGACAGCACAATTAATCAAGGTGCGTTTGATGGCTTTGATGAGTTATAA
- the nrdA gene encoding ribonucleoside-diphosphate reductase subunit alpha produces the protein MNVNVTKRNGKLEPVDLDKIHRVLTWASEGLEDVSVSQVELQSHIQIYEGMKTADIHAIIIKTAADLISEDTPDYQYMAARLLIFHLRKLAYGQFEPPHIYDHVENLVKLGKYDKHLLEDYQNDEFDQMQAHIDHWRDMNFTYAAVNQMQGKYLVQNRVSGEIYESPQMLYMLVSASLFSKEDKAKRMGYVLSFYDAISQFKISLPTPIMAGVRTPTRQFSSCVLIDTDDSLDSINATASSIVKYVSQRAGIGVNAGKIRALGSEIRNGEALHTGCIPFYKYFQTAVKSCSQGGVRGGAATLFYPIWHLEVESLIVLKNNRGVEDNRIRHLDYGIQINKLFYQRLINQENITLFSPSDVEGLYDAFFSDQALFEKLYTEAEKNSNIRKKTIKATELFSLIMQERAQTGRIYIHHVDHSNTHSAFNPQVAPIKQSNLCMEITLPTKPLSHVFDDQGEIALCTLSAFNLGTIEKLDELEPLANLIVRALDNLLDYQNYPLIGAETGAKSRRSLGVGVINFAYYLAKNNVRYSDGSANELTHQTFEAIQYYLLKASNEIAKEKAPCQWFDQTKYAQGLLPIDHYKKSVDKFCDTPLKLDWQTLREAIKAHGLRNSTLTAIMPSETSSQISNATNGIEPPRGLVSIKQSKDGVLKQVVPEIKKYKGNYQLLWQIQQNQGYLQLCAIIQKFIDQSISVNTNYDPLCFSDQKVPMQQLLADLLTAYQYGLKTLYYHNTRDYADQKTVEVVDDCESGACKI, from the coding sequence ATGAATGTTAATGTCACTAAACGAAATGGTAAACTTGAGCCAGTAGATTTAGATAAAATTCACCGAGTATTAACTTGGGCAAGCGAGGGCTTAGAAGATGTATCAGTCTCTCAAGTAGAACTTCAATCGCATATTCAAATTTATGAAGGTATGAAAACAGCAGATATCCATGCCATCATCATCAAAACGGCTGCTGATTTGATTTCTGAAGATACACCAGATTATCAGTATATGGCAGCAAGGTTATTAATTTTTCATTTACGTAAGTTAGCTTATGGTCAGTTTGAACCACCACATATTTATGACCATGTAGAAAATTTAGTTAAATTAGGCAAGTATGATAAGCATTTATTAGAAGATTATCAAAATGATGAATTTGATCAAATGCAAGCGCATATTGATCATTGGCGAGATATGAATTTTACCTATGCAGCAGTTAATCAAATGCAAGGAAAATATCTAGTTCAAAATCGTGTATCAGGTGAGATTTATGAATCACCTCAAATGCTGTATATGTTGGTGAGTGCTTCATTATTTTCTAAAGAAGATAAAGCGAAAAGAATGGGGTATGTATTGTCATTTTATGATGCAATCAGCCAATTTAAAATTTCATTACCAACACCCATTATGGCAGGTGTTAGAACACCAACAAGGCAGTTTAGCTCTTGCGTATTAATAGATACTGACGATAGTTTAGATTCAATTAATGCAACTGCATCATCAATAGTAAAATATGTCTCACAGCGTGCAGGCATTGGGGTTAATGCAGGGAAAATTCGTGCATTAGGTAGTGAAATTCGTAATGGTGAAGCTTTACACACGGGCTGTATTCCATTTTATAAATATTTTCAAACGGCAGTAAAATCTTGCTCTCAAGGTGGTGTTAGAGGTGGGGCCGCAACACTTTTTTACCCTATTTGGCACTTAGAAGTTGAGTCATTAATTGTGCTTAAAAATAACCGAGGAGTTGAAGATAACCGTATTCGACATTTAGATTACGGTATTCAAATTAATAAGTTATTTTATCAACGTTTAATTAATCAAGAAAATATCACATTATTTAGTCCATCGGATGTTGAAGGTTTATATGATGCATTTTTTTCAGACCAGGCATTATTTGAAAAGCTTTATACTGAGGCTGAAAAAAATTCTAATATTCGTAAAAAAACAATCAAAGCGACTGAGTTATTTTCACTAATTATGCAAGAGCGTGCGCAAACAGGTAGAATTTATATTCACCATGTTGACCATAGTAATACACACTCTGCGTTTAATCCTCAAGTTGCACCAATTAAGCAATCTAATTTGTGTATGGAAATTACGTTGCCAACAAAGCCATTATCACATGTCTTTGATGATCAAGGTGAGATTGCATTATGTACCTTATCTGCATTTAATTTAGGGACAATAGAAAAACTTGATGAATTAGAACCATTAGCAAATCTGATTGTACGCGCGTTGGATAATTTATTAGATTACCAAAACTATCCATTAATCGGTGCTGAAACTGGTGCTAAATCCAGGCGTAGCTTAGGTGTAGGTGTTATTAACTTTGCTTATTATTTAGCAAAAAATAATGTACGTTATAGTGATGGTAGTGCCAATGAATTAACACATCAAACATTTGAAGCGATTCAGTATTACCTATTAAAAGCATCAAATGAAATAGCAAAAGAAAAGGCACCGTGTCAATGGTTTGATCAAACAAAATATGCACAAGGTTTATTACCAATTGATCATTATAAAAAGTCAGTTGATAAATTTTGTGATACACCTTTAAAACTAGATTGGCAAACGTTGCGAGAAGCGATTAAAGCGCATGGCTTAAGAAACTCGACATTAACGGCTATTATGCCATCTGAAACTTCTTCGCAAATATCAAATGCTACGAATGGTATTGAACCACCTCGAGGTTTGGTTTCTATTAAACAAAGTAAAGATGGCGTTTTAAAACAAGTTGTACCTGAGATTAAGAAGTATAAAGGTAACTATCAATTATTATGGCAGATTCAACAAAACCAAGGATATTTACAGCTATGTGCTATTATTCAGAAGTTTATTGATCAATCAATCTCAGTGAATACAAATTATGATCCACTTTGCTTTAGTGACCAAAAAGTACCAATGCAACAATTATTAGCTGATTTATTAACTGCTTATCAATATGGGTTAAAAACACTTTATTATCACAATACTCGAGATTATGCAGATCAAAAAACAGTAGAAGTAGTTGATGATTGTGAATCGGGTGCTTGTAAAATATAA
- a CDS encoding HRDC domain-containing protein — protein sequence MITTDSELKALCQILNNEPLIGIDTEFDWRTTYFPKLCLVQIATLDDAYIIDPLSIDSLLPLKPILENDNIIKIFHSPTYDLKLLHQHTGATINHVFDTQLAAEFLGFDHQPSLNDLLSWLIQVTLDKSVKLSNWNQRPLTEKQLNYALEDVKYLISAFTKLTDKLSASKRLKWFHHEISNRFDQAFYQPIDTAGAYLKLKRHKSYKNGQLEYLKALATWREEMAINLNKPIRRILDDHSIYQIIYNPPADLEQLADRFYQLHKKQHQLYGEAILQIIDTTNDQLVNLKNQKPPQIEKSQPFDDELFQRIYNYFKNFCEQHSIISQMIATRSELKQFVIKPSNPKHKLNQSWRYEFIGKKLINQLIMYGDE from the coding sequence GTGATTACAACTGACTCTGAATTAAAAGCACTTTGCCAAATATTAAATAATGAACCATTAATTGGTATTGATACCGAATTTGACTGGCGAACAACCTATTTTCCAAAACTTTGTCTTGTGCAAATTGCTACTTTGGATGACGCCTATATTATTGACCCATTATCAATAGATAGTTTGCTCCCCCTAAAACCTATTTTAGAAAATGATAACATCATTAAAATCTTCCACTCACCTACTTATGATTTAAAACTTTTACATCAACATACAGGCGCAACCATTAATCATGTTTTTGATACACAGTTAGCTGCTGAATTTTTAGGTTTTGATCATCAACCTTCTTTAAATGATTTATTATCTTGGTTGATTCAAGTAACTTTAGATAAGAGTGTTAAGCTATCTAATTGGAATCAAAGACCTTTAACTGAAAAACAACTAAATTATGCATTAGAAGATGTTAAGTATCTAATTTCTGCATTTACTAAACTAACTGATAAATTAAGTGCATCAAAGCGACTTAAATGGTTTCATCATGAAATCAGTAATCGCTTTGATCAAGCTTTTTATCAACCAATTGATACTGCAGGCGCTTATTTAAAATTAAAACGTCATAAAAGCTATAAAAACGGTCAATTAGAATATTTAAAAGCATTGGCCACATGGCGAGAAGAAATGGCAATTAATTTAAACAAACCAATACGACGAATACTTGATGATCATTCTATTTACCAAATTATTTATAACCCACCGGCTGATTTAGAACAATTAGCTGACCGCTTTTACCAATTACATAAAAAACAACACCAACTCTATGGTGAAGCAATTCTTCAAATTATTGATACCACCAATGATCAATTAGTTAACCTCAAAAACCAAAAACCACCACAAATAGAAAAATCTCAACCATTTGATGATGAGCTTTTCCAACGTATTTATAATTATTTTAAAAATTTCTGCGAGCAGCACTCTATTATTAGCCAAATGATTGCAACACGATCTGAGCTAAAACAATTTGTAATCAAACCATCGAACCCAAAACACAAATTAAATCAAAGCTGGCGTTATGAATTTATTGGCAAGAAGTTAATCAATCAGCTTATAATGTATGGCGATGAATAA
- the nhaA gene encoding Na+/H+ antiporter NhaA, which yields MKKSMLSRLLDKSVLPSVILLLMAILAMVIANSPLSVIYNKLISSTIVLTVNNYGIKKPILLWINDGFMAIFFLLVGVELKKEFLAGVFQEKKQIVLPLMGALGGIVFPVFIYLLFNYHDKSAIEGWAIPAATDIAFAVGLLAIFGNKLSKEVRILLTSIAIFDDLAAVIIIAVFYTPSISIHALLFVALCIILLFVLNRLNVLSLTVYWIIGMIMWFAMIKSGVHATLTGFILAFFIPYQSKQSKTVTPLINLEHKLNMPVAYFILPIFAFANSGVNFSGVGFHGIFHHVPLGIALGLFVGKQIGVFLFCFLTIKLKLANMPSNMNWSNLYGLSILTGIGFTMSLFIGSLAFEQSGNNMLFDERVGILLGSLLSAVFGYIILRLSIKKEK from the coding sequence ATGAAAAAATCAATGCTTAGTAGACTACTTGATAAATCAGTCTTACCCAGTGTTATTCTATTATTAATGGCTATTTTGGCTATGGTAATTGCGAATTCACCATTAAGTGTAATTTATAATAAACTGATATCATCGACTATCGTTTTAACTGTTAATAACTATGGTATTAAAAAACCAATTTTACTTTGGATTAATGATGGCTTCATGGCAATCTTTTTTCTATTAGTTGGTGTTGAGTTAAAAAAAGAGTTTTTAGCAGGTGTATTTCAAGAGAAAAAACAAATTGTTTTACCGTTAATGGGTGCTTTAGGTGGCATTGTTTTTCCAGTATTTATTTATTTGTTATTTAATTACCATGATAAAAGTGCGATAGAAGGCTGGGCAATACCAGCAGCAACGGATATTGCATTTGCCGTTGGTTTGTTGGCGATTTTTGGTAATAAATTAAGTAAAGAAGTTAGAATATTATTAACGTCAATTGCGATTTTTGACGATTTAGCTGCAGTTATTATTATTGCAGTTTTTTATACCCCTAGTATTTCAATACATGCATTGTTATTTGTTGCTCTATGTATTATTTTACTATTTGTTTTAAACAGGCTGAATGTTTTAAGCTTAACTGTTTATTGGATTATCGGTATGATTATGTGGTTTGCAATGATTAAATCAGGTGTGCATGCTACTTTAACAGGGTTTATATTAGCATTTTTTATTCCTTATCAATCAAAACAATCTAAAACAGTGACCCCATTAATCAATTTAGAACATAAATTAAATATGCCAGTTGCTTATTTTATTCTACCAATTTTTGCCTTTGCAAACTCAGGTGTTAATTTTTCAGGTGTTGGGTTTCATGGAATATTTCATCATGTACCGCTTGGTATTGCATTAGGCCTGTTTGTTGGTAAGCAAATTGGTGTATTTTTATTTTGTTTTCTTACCATTAAACTTAAACTAGCTAATATGCCATCTAATATGAACTGGTCCAATTTATATGGTTTATCCATATTAACAGGTATTGGTTTTACGATGAGTTTATTTATTGGCTCATTGGCATTTGAGCAATCTGGTAATAATATGCTTTTTGATGAACGTGTTGGTATTCTACTTGGTTCATTATTATCTGCTGTATTTGGCTATATAATTCTAAGGCTTTCTATAAAAAAAGAAAAATAG
- a CDS encoding HlyD family secretion protein, whose translation MSDENTQNLADKDQAKKSNHSMMKFFILLGIIIIVVIGCWGYFYYRSIYPSTDDAYVNAHAIHIAAEVSGKVDQVYVENNQYVKKGTLLFKIDPQAFQYDLENAQAQLKVAQAQVISDEKLIHVDKANVEKAQAQAWVAKMKADRIVALVKSGDASKEEGDEVVGSLKEANAEVRASQAQLAQARSALDVAKTQVLSAQAQVDTAELNLSYTKIMAPADGYVTDFDNIRHGSMINEGQNLFVLVADTTWWVDANYKETDMERIKPGQKVTVEIDMYPGVKLHGIVQSISYGSGTVFSLLPPENATGNWVKVTQRFPVKVVLDEPIPKHLALRVGASANVVVDTRS comes from the coding sequence ATGTCTGATGAGAATACTCAAAATCTAGCTGATAAAGATCAAGCTAAAAAATCAAATCACAGCATGATGAAATTTTTTATCTTATTAGGCATTATTATTATTGTTGTGATTGGTTGTTGGGGATATTTTTATTATCGTAGTATTTATCCTTCTACCGATGATGCCTATGTAAATGCGCATGCCATTCATATTGCCGCAGAAGTTTCCGGGAAAGTTGATCAAGTCTATGTTGAAAATAATCAGTATGTTAAAAAGGGTACGCTGCTATTTAAGATAGATCCACAAGCATTTCAGTATGACTTAGAAAATGCTCAAGCGCAATTAAAAGTAGCTCAAGCACAAGTAATATCAGATGAAAAACTCATTCATGTCGATAAAGCAAATGTTGAAAAAGCACAAGCGCAAGCTTGGGTTGCTAAAATGAAGGCAGATAGAATTGTTGCACTGGTTAAATCAGGTGATGCATCTAAAGAAGAAGGTGATGAGGTTGTTGGAAGTTTAAAAGAAGCGAATGCTGAAGTTAGAGCATCTCAAGCACAGTTAGCCCAAGCTAGATCTGCTTTAGATGTTGCTAAAACACAAGTTTTATCAGCTCAAGCTCAAGTTGATACAGCTGAATTAAATTTATCTTATACTAAAATTATGGCCCCAGCGGATGGTTATGTAACTGATTTCGATAACATTCGTCATGGAAGTATGATTAATGAAGGACAAAATTTATTTGTTTTAGTTGCAGATACAACTTGGTGGGTTGATGCCAATTATAAAGAGACGGATATGGAGCGTATCAAGCCAGGACAGAAGGTAACGGTTGAAATTGATATGTATCCAGGTGTTAAATTACATGGTATAGTTCAAAGTATTAGTTATGGCTCAGGCACGGTATTTTCACTTTTACCGCCTGAAAATGCAACAGGAAACTGGGTTAAAGTAACCCAGCGCTTCCCAGTTAAAGTTGTACTTGATGAGCCCATTCCAAAGCATCTTGCATTACGTGTTGGGGCTAGTGCGAATGTTGTTGTAGATACAAGAAGCTGA
- the era gene encoding GTPase Era — MNKELETTYCGYVAIIGRPNVGKSTILNRILQQKISITCRKPQTTRHQILGVKTDENRQVIYVDTPGLHQKQQKALNRFMNKAAFQSIRDVDVVVFVVEALKWTELETWILDHLEKIQIPVVLVINKVDMVKNKEELLPFVDQVTKKYPFDNVIPLSAKSGKSVNLLEQQIEKYIPEGEFHFEKDQVTDRPLRFLISEIIREKLMRSLGQEVPYQLTVEIEHFKEDESRQLIDISASIIVERKSQKVMIIGKQGQKLKKIGSQARIDIEKLLDSRVYLQLWVKVKEGWSESDSSLKSFGYKLY, encoded by the coding sequence ATGAATAAAGAATTAGAGACTACTTATTGTGGCTATGTTGCAATTATTGGGCGACCTAATGTTGGTAAATCAACGATTTTAAATCGCATTTTACAACAAAAAATTAGTATAACCTGTCGTAAACCTCAAACAACACGCCACCAAATCTTAGGTGTTAAAACTGATGAAAATAGACAAGTTATTTATGTTGACACACCTGGATTACATCAAAAACAGCAAAAAGCATTAAATCGTTTTATGAATAAAGCTGCATTTCAAAGTATTCGAGATGTAGATGTGGTGGTATTTGTTGTTGAAGCTTTGAAATGGACTGAACTAGAAACATGGATTTTAGATCATTTAGAAAAGATTCAGATACCTGTTGTATTAGTGATTAATAAAGTTGATATGGTAAAAAATAAGGAGGAGCTGCTCCCTTTTGTTGATCAAGTAACAAAAAAATACCCTTTTGATAATGTCATACCATTATCAGCTAAAAGTGGTAAGTCAGTTAATTTATTAGAACAACAAATTGAAAAATATATTCCTGAAGGTGAGTTTCATTTTGAAAAAGACCAGGTCACAGATCGACCGCTTAGGTTTTTAATCTCTGAAATTATAAGAGAAAAACTAATGCGTAGCTTAGGCCAAGAAGTACCGTATCAATTAACAGTAGAAATTGAACATTTCAAAGAAGATGAAAGTCGTCAATTAATTGATATTAGTGCTTCAATTATTGTTGAGCGTAAAAGCCAGAAAGTAATGATTATTGGTAAACAGGGACAAAAATTAAAAAAAATTGGTTCACAGGCTCGTATAGATATAGAAAAATTGCTTGATAGTCGAGTTTATCTACAACTGTGGGTTAAAGTGAAAGAAGGCTGGTCTGAAAGTGATTCTAGCTTAAAAAGTTTTGGCTACAAATTGTATTAA
- a CDS encoding pyridoxal phosphate-dependent aminotransferase, whose amino-acid sequence MIKLSKRVQAIKPSATLAFTARILALLNEGVDVIPLTAGEPNYPSPEVAKNAGIEAIENDFTRYTQVDGIPEMKEAIIEWYQRFYGLSFQSNEVITSTGAKHCLFNLLQCVTEVEDEVIYPAPYWVSYPDMARVVGARPVAIKATIENDLKITPKQLRNAMTSKSRLFILNNPVNPTGVVYSESELRALAEVLRDYPEVLIVSDDIYDQLYWGNEARVKNILEVAPDLAHRIILINSVSKSYAMCGWRIGFAAGPEMIIQAMKKFQSQSLSNPASISQKAAIEALKLPREALQSQVESYHQRYQMMYDTFSQFDGLIVPKAEGAFYLFPSIIPLIDKGIFKSDEDFCEQLLNKARIGVMPGSVFGMDGYFRMSLATAMDKLEIACERFKAFYSETVVSKLDRATL is encoded by the coding sequence ATGATTAAGCTATCGAAAAGAGTGCAAGCAATAAAACCATCAGCAACGTTAGCATTTACCGCACGTATTTTAGCCTTGTTAAATGAAGGTGTTGATGTCATTCCATTAACTGCTGGAGAGCCTAATTACCCATCACCAGAAGTTGCAAAAAATGCAGGTATTGAGGCGATTGAGAATGATTTTACTCGTTATACGCAAGTCGATGGTATTCCAGAGATGAAAGAAGCGATTATCGAGTGGTATCAGCGATTTTATGGATTATCTTTTCAATCTAATGAAGTAATTACTTCAACTGGTGCAAAACATTGTTTGTTTAACCTACTACAGTGTGTTACTGAAGTAGAAGATGAAGTAATTTATCCTGCTCCATATTGGGTAAGTTATCCTGATATGGCAAGGGTTGTTGGCGCAAGACCTGTAGCAATCAAAGCAACCATTGAAAATGATCTAAAAATCACGCCAAAACAATTGCGTAATGCAATGACATCAAAAAGCCGATTATTTATCTTAAATAATCCGGTGAATCCAACTGGTGTGGTTTACTCAGAGTCTGAGTTAAGAGCACTTGCAGAAGTTTTACGTGATTATCCAGAGGTATTAATTGTCAGTGACGATATTTACGATCAATTATATTGGGGTAATGAAGCGCGAGTAAAAAATATTTTGGAAGTAGCACCAGATTTAGCTCATAGAATTATTTTAATTAATAGTGTTTCTAAAAGTTATGCCATGTGTGGTTGGCGAATTGGTTTTGCAGCAGGACCAGAAATGATTATTCAAGCAATGAAAAAGTTTCAATCACAATCACTGTCAAACCCTGCCTCTATTTCGCAAAAAGCAGCAATTGAAGCTTTGAAATTACCTCGTGAAGCACTTCAAAGTCAGGTAGAGTCTTATCACCAACGTTATCAGATGATGTATGATACATTCAGCCAATTTGATGGTTTAATTGTTCCTAAAGCCGAAGGTGCATTTTATCTTTTTCCATCAATTATACCCTTGATTGATAAGGGTATTTTTAAAAGTGATGAAGATTTTTGTGAACAACTATTAAATAAAGCTCGTATTGGTGTTATGCCTGGCAGTGTCTTTGGTATGGATGGCTATTTTAGGATGTCATTAGCAACAGCAATGGATAAACTTGAAATTGCTTGTGAACGTTTTAAAGCTTTCTATAGTGAAACGGTAGTCTCAAAACTAGATCGTGCGACCTTATAA
- a CDS encoding tetratricopeptide repeat protein, protein MSIIILTSFIKVGYSQTVSTNQKSYQAIHFFQLMLAEIALNRQYWPEAVTLYLKLAEETEDDVIKANAMELAFALGLKSKAKPLIIQWNEIKPENTLAQIYLSKLYLFERKYLEAEKVLYQIKADEQLQHEVIFLKGLLAFDLRLNEKAMGYFKQLLMHSEYKNNAAIFIAKLYLMDAKVDEAIIYYKTVKEGALYYNAQLALVMLYVHKKNPQYALIIVTKVLPYVDNQHYRKRFLYIKGTLELVLSKHQLAAATFEKGTIEFPNDVNFYYLRGLSHINQGNHKKAQLDMQTALDLKPDHPEALSALGYILTENTNFDESYELLKKAHKLAPKIPQVLDSLGWLMYKQGNHKEALVYLEEAYDILPFGTVASHYAGVLEAMGQTEKAQAVVKKIQDDKENGYDIQQLIQHYRGKWND, encoded by the coding sequence GTGTCTATTATAATTCTTACATCATTTATTAAAGTCGGTTATTCACAAACAGTATCAACAAATCAAAAAAGCTATCAAGCCATTCATTTTTTCCAACTAATGCTTGCTGAAATTGCGCTGAATCGCCAATACTGGCCTGAGGCAGTGACACTCTATCTAAAGCTTGCTGAAGAAACTGAAGATGATGTTATAAAGGCAAATGCGATGGAGCTTGCATTTGCTTTAGGATTGAAAAGTAAAGCTAAGCCATTAATTATTCAATGGAATGAAATAAAGCCAGAAAATACTTTAGCTCAAATTTATTTATCTAAATTATATTTATTTGAAAGAAAGTACTTAGAAGCTGAAAAAGTACTTTATCAGATTAAAGCAGATGAACAGTTACAACATGAGGTGATTTTTCTAAAAGGATTATTAGCATTTGATCTTAGATTAAATGAAAAGGCAATGGGCTATTTTAAGCAACTTTTAATGCATTCTGAATATAAAAATAATGCAGCGATTTTTATCGCAAAGTTATACTTAATGGATGCTAAAGTAGATGAGGCAATTATTTATTATAAAACTGTCAAAGAAGGCGCGCTTTATTATAATGCACAGTTAGCTTTAGTGATGTTATATGTACATAAGAAAAACCCACAATATGCATTAATTATAGTTACCAAGGTCTTACCTTATGTTGACAACCAACACTATCGTAAACGTTTTTTATACATTAAAGGCACATTAGAATTAGTATTATCTAAACATCAGCTAGCAGCTGCAACATTTGAAAAAGGGACTATTGAATTTCCAAATGATGTTAATTTTTATTATTTAAGGGGATTAAGTCATATCAATCAAGGCAATCATAAAAAAGCACAACTAGATATGCAAACAGCACTAGATTTAAAGCCAGATCATCCTGAGGCACTGAGTGCATTAGGATATATTTTAACAGAGAATACAAATTTTGATGAGTCATATGAACTACTAAAAAAAGCACACAAACTTGCACCGAAAATACCTCAAGTTCTGGACAGTCTTGGATGGTTGATGTATAAACAAGGAAATCATAAAGAAGCTTTAGTCTATCTTGAAGAAGCTTATGACATTTTGCCTTTTGGTACGGTAGCATCTCATTATGCGGGCGTATTAGAAGCAATGGGTCAAACTGAAAAAGCTCAGGCAGTGGTTAAAAAAATTCAAGATGATAAAGAAAATGGTTATGACATACAGCAACTAATTCAACACTACAGAGGAAAATGGAATGATTAA